AGGGCTCGGGCTTCATCCTCAACAAGGATGGCAACATTCTCACGAACAACCACGTCATCGACAACGCGCAGTTGGTCGAGGTGACGCTTTGGAACAAGAAGAAGTACAAGGCGCGCGTGGTGACGGTGGACCGCAATCACGATCTTGCGCTGCTGAAGATTGATGGCGCGCCGGACCTGCAGCCTGCGACGCTGGCGTCAGTGAACAACCTCGTCGTGGGTCAGCGCGTGTACGCGATCGGCAACCCGTTCGGCTTCAGCGGAACGATGACGCGCGGCATCATCTCGGCGATTCGTTCGGTGCAGATGCCGAGCGGCAACAAGATTGAAGACGCGATCCAGACGGACGCGAGCGTGAACCCGGGTAACTCCGGCGGCCCTCTCCTGAACTCTAAGGGCGAGGTCATCGGCATCACGACGATGATCGCGACGAACCCCAACGGTGCGGCGGAGCAGTCGGCGGGCATCGGCTTTGCGATTCCGATTACGACGGCTAAGGCTGTGCTTGATGACTTTGCGCGCTTCGGCCGTGTGCGTCGACCGTCGCTGGATGTGGTGACGTTGCCCATCGGTCCGGATCTCGCCGAACAGATCGGTCTACCTGCGGACTACGGCATTTTGATCGAGCGTGCGTTGCCCGGCGGTGCTGCAGAGCAGGCTGGTTTGCGCGGAGGTACGCAGCGCGCGCTGCTCGGCAATACGCCGATCATGCTGGGTGGCGATCTGATCGTCGGCTTCGACGGCCAACCGATTTCGAATGCGCAGGACCTGTCGAACGCGCTCAACGGCCATCACGCTGGCGATGCGGTGACGCTCACAGTCTTCCGCGGACGCAACCGCATGGCGGTGCATGTGACTCTGTCTGAGGCCAAGCAGATCGTCAACGACAACAACCAGCGCATCTAGATTTGAGCCGACAATCACTTCGATCCAACGAGAAAAAGCCCCGGCGCGATGGCCGGGGCTTTTTGCTTGCGAAGTTGTCGCATTCAAGAGATGCGGTTGCGAAGTGTTAGCGATGAGCAACCGAGGTGTGAACAATATGCGGTCGGGGTGCACGATCGTGTACCGAGATCGATGTGGGATGAGCGGCGATGACCTTTTGGGCAGATGCAACTGCCGGCGCCAGGATCAAGGCCGCAGCGAGCACGCGAAGTGCTGTCTTCATGCGGTCCTCCAATCCAGAAAAGCGTTGTTCCTCGCGAGTCGAACGTTTCCTGTTACGTCTTATACGACGCACGAAGGTTGTACGTGGATTCAGGAAAATAAACGGCCACGTGCGAACATCGAATGGTTCGCGCGTGGCCGTTTATTTCGAAGAACTTGCGTTTAGTAGCGTCCGCTACGCTCACGCTTCTTGACGTCGTGGTCCTTGCGGGCCTTGTTGGCGAGCAGTCCACCACCCGCGCCGACGCCTGCACCGATCAGGGCGCCCTTCGGCCCACCGGCCACCGCACCGATCACTGCTCCGCCAGCGGCTGAGCCACCGACGACCTTCGCCTTCGTGTGGTGCCGCGCATCGGAGCGCTCCTGCGCATGCTTGGCTTCCTCATGCTCGCGATACGTCTGTGCCCCGGCCGCAAGCGGCAACGAGACGACTGAAATCAAAGCGACCTTTGCTGCGATCTTCATCATGTTCATGGCTCAACTCCTCTGGATGCGCTAGGCGCTAGTAGTGGTTCGGGGATGCGTACTTCTGACGCTGCTTGATGGAGTGGTGCTTACGCGCCTTGTTGCCGATCACACCCGCGCCTGCACCGATACCCGCACCTACAACCGCGCCGACAGGACCACCGACCACGGCGCCGGTCGCTGCACCGCCGGCAGCGCCACCGCCCACGAGCTTGGCCTTGTTGTGGTGCTTGGCATCATGCGCCTCTACCTGCGCCTTGGCGTCTGCATGAGACTCCTGCGCGGCGAGCGTGAGTGGGGCGACCGAGAAACTTCCGAGAAGAACAACTGCTGCAAGTCTGGTGACGTTCATGTGCAATCCTCCGACGTCGTACAGGAAAGATGGATGGCTCGGTTTCGCCGTAAGTGGCCTAAAAAGCAGTAAAAAGATACATTTTTCGCGGGCAACCCTTGCGTTTCGGCTTAGTCGGGAGTACGTTAGCTAGGAATGCGTAACTCGTTCAGCCCGTTTTTTGCGTTTCCGTTCCGCTACTGGCCCCCGGTAGCGGCGATGGCGGACTGAGCCTGCACGAAGCTCCAAAGCAACACTGAGACTTCGAAGCAACGCACAAGAACCTCCGAGCCGCGACCCTACCCAGGGCGCGGCTTTTGCTTTAGCACCAACAAACGATCGACAGGAGAAGCAATGAGCGCAGTGGAGACGATGACGAAACCAGCAGCCGAGATCGCAGGACGCTTCGGCGCCTACGGTGGCCGCTACGTGCCGGAGACGCTGATGGCCGCGCTGCTCGAACTCGACCAGTGCTACGCCGACGCGCAGGCTGACCCGGCGTTTCATGCGGAACTCGACCACCTGCTGCACACCTACTGCGGCCGTCCTACGCCGTTGTACTTCGCCAAGCGCCTGAGCGAGCAGCTTGGCGGCGCGAAGATCTACCTGAAGCGCGAAGACCTGCTGCACACCGGCGCGCACAAGATCAACAACGCGCTGGGGCAGGCGTTGCTCGCCAAGCGCATGGGCAAGACGCGCATCATCGCCGAGACAGGCGCGGGCCAGCATGGCGTGGCGACCGCCACGGTCTGCGCGTTGTTTGGGCTGGAGTGCGTGGTCTACATGGGCGAAGAAGATATGCGCCGCCAGGAGCCGAACGTCTACCGTATGCGCTTGCTTGGCGCAGAGGTGCGCGGTGTGGGCGCGGGTTCGGCCACGCTGAAGGACGCGATCAATGAAGCGATGCGCGACTGGGTCACGAACGTGCGCGACACGTTCTACATCCTCGGCTCGGCGCTCGGCTCGCATCCTTACCCGACGATCGTGCGCGACTTCCAGCGCGTCATCTCGCGTGAGTCGCGCGAGCAGATTCTCGCCGCAGAAGGCAAGCTACCGGACACCGTTGTGGCTTGTGTCGGAGGTGGCTCGAACGCGATTGGCGCGTTCTATGAGTAC
The nucleotide sequence above comes from Granulicella cerasi. Encoded proteins:
- a CDS encoding S1C family serine protease; this encodes MKLRPVLVVLVILAGFYLLTMRLVPVGALGNLLHGSGDGTATSFISGPLGSFGLTEAKAAPAFDEEEQQNIAVYKKALPSVVNITSTEVAYDFFYRPVPQQGQGSGFILNKDGNILTNNHVIDNAQLVEVTLWNKKKYKARVVTVDRNHDLALLKIDGAPDLQPATLASVNNLVVGQRVYAIGNPFGFSGTMTRGIISAIRSVQMPSGNKIEDAIQTDASVNPGNSGGPLLNSKGEVIGITTMIATNPNGAAEQSAGIGFAIPITTAKAVLDDFARFGRVRRPSLDVVTLPIGPDLAEQIGLPADYGILIERALPGGAAEQAGLRGGTQRALLGNTPIMLGGDLIVGFDGQPISNAQDLSNALNGHHAGDAVTLTVFRGRNRMAVHVTLSEAKQIVNDNNQRI
- the trpB gene encoding tryptophan synthase subunit beta, whose amino-acid sequence is MSAVETMTKPAAEIAGRFGAYGGRYVPETLMAALLELDQCYADAQADPAFHAELDHLLHTYCGRPTPLYFAKRLSEQLGGAKIYLKREDLLHTGAHKINNALGQALLAKRMGKTRIIAETGAGQHGVATATVCALFGLECVVYMGEEDMRRQEPNVYRMRLLGAEVRGVGAGSATLKDAINEAMRDWVTNVRDTFYILGSALGSHPYPTIVRDFQRVISRESREQILAAEGKLPDTVVACVGGGSNAIGAFYEYLNDASVALVGVEAGGRGTALGEHAARFHGGIPGVLQGTYSYVLQNDAGQVASTHSVSAGLDYASVGPEHAMLHDSGRATYTYAMDHEALDAVKVLSRTEGIIPALESAHAIAEAMKLAPKMSKDQVLMVNVSGRGDKDLGILRNEMSLEGAGEK